CTGGGTCTGGACTGATGAGAAAGCAGCTTAGGTTTGGGGATGGGGACCGTGGAGGAGAACAGACCCCTCTCCACCAGGGGCAGGACATCTGAGTACAAATCTTCGGTGGTGGCTGGAgggtatgggggaggggagaatgtaCCCCACCTGCTTTTCTCCAGAGCACCCCAAGAGGCCAGAGCAATGGAGAGGGAGTGCTGTGGCCAGTCTTCTTGAGGAGGGGGAGCGGGGAGCAGGGCCTGGAGGTGCTCACTGTGATTTAGCTGCCGTGGGACCCTCGCCCACCCAAATAGGTCACAAGCCAATCATGCTTCATCCAGATGGAGGAGGCCTCAGGTCAGTGCAGTGAAgggcctcagtctgcacctctgaGGAGCTTTGTCAGGGTCAAATTAAATATTTGTGCCCTTTAAGCCACCTGCTAGTTCCTACTGGAACCCCCTCCCAaaccctctttcccctccctcgGACCCCTCTCTTTCCACTGCCACCTGCTGGCTCCTCCTCCCCACAGGACCCCTGTGCAGCATCCTGGTGGGACGCTTTGGCTGCAGAGCGACGATGATGCTGGGGGGCGCGCTGGCCAGCCTAGGCATGGTGGCCAGCTCCTTCTGTCGCACCCTTAGCCAGCTCTACCTCACGGCAGGATTCATCACAGGTGACTATCATTCCATTTCAAGAACTACTGGGTCAGTCCTGGGTGCAAGACTGAAAAGGGCCAGGCACAAGCGCACAGGGCAGCACGCAGAGATCCTAATCTCCAGGGGCTGCTTACAGTCACATGAGGCCGAGGAACAATGAGCATATAAAAAAGGATTATCTCTGATCATGACAAGGGGCTGAGAAGACCGGGCAGCTGATGTGATAGTGTCCTGGCTCTGGGCGGGAGTGGGCAGAGATTAAACAGGAGGTAGCATGACCAGGACAGCCAGTGCAGCGGGTAAagcagggttgggggaggttgCTACTTTCAacagggaggtcagggaaggccctgccgagaaggtgacatttgggcAGAAGGCTAATGGAGGTGAGGGAGTTTGCCAGCAGACTCTCTGGGGAAGAGCattcaggcagtgggaacagcaaaGGCAAAGGCGCGGAAGTGCGCAAGGAGCAGCGAGGCGGCCGATAGGATGGAGGGGCATGAACGGGTCCGAAGGGTCAGGGGGAGGCTGGATAGGGGTTTAGTTCCTAAAAGGTTGTGCAGTGGGATGGGAAGCCATTTGAGGGGTTCAGGCAGAGGGGTGAGTGGCGTTATCCAGCTGCCGCCGTTTGTGAAGCACTGCTCTGGCTGCCGTGTTGAGAAGACACCTGGGGGTCTGGGCTAGGAGCTGGAGGACAGGTCGGGGTGTGGTCATCACCCAGGCGGGAGGTGGTTGTTCCTTAATCTAGGGTGGTATGATGGATGAGATGTGGTTGGGTTCGGGATCGCACATGAGGAGCAGAGAAGAGACCAGGACCACCCAAGTTTCCTAGAGCTGAAAAGGGTGACATCGAGGTTTTTTGCCCTGAGTCACTGGAAGAATGGGGTAGCCGCTAACTACGATGGGGAAACTAGGAGGGAAGCAGGCATGCAGGGGGATGGGAAGCTCGGGGTTGGACGTATCCAGTCGGGTTCAGAGAACAGGCCCTGAGCTGGAGCGGGCTGATGGAGAATCATGAGATGCCTGGTATTCGAGTCTTGAGATGACATGAGGTACTGTCCTGTCACTGAGGGAACGAGGGAGAATGGCTGAAGAGGACTGAGGCCTGAGGCCCAGGACGCTCCAGTGCTTAGTGGCCTGGGCAGGAAGAAGGAACAGAGAGTAGGAGGAGAACCAAGAGAGTGGGGTTTGagaaaggaagtgaggaaggttccttgggaggagggggagatggaCTGTGTGAAGCTGCTGATGGATGAGACCGAGGAGAACCAGACTCTGTCTTTGGCTTTGACAACATGGAGGTTGGCAGCCTGGAGAAGAGGAATTCAGGAACAGCAGTGAGGATGAGTCTGATTGAAATAGGTTCAAAAAGGAACAGGAGGAGGGAAACTGGAGACAGTGAAGATAAACAGTATTTCCAAGATATTTTGATGGAagaggagcagagaaatgggCTGGGACCCAGAAGAGACTGGGGTCCAgacaaagttttgttttgttttaatgggaGAAATAACAATGAAGGAGAATGATCTAGTCAAGAGGAGAAAATGGACTACAGGAGAGGGGAATTGCTGGAGGGATGTGCCTTTGAGCAGACAGGGTGCAGGGCAGGTGCAGAGTGGGTGTGGAGGTGGCATCTGGGTTGAGTCGAGAAAGGAGAGTCTGCAGGAAgcatattccaggcagagggaacggcAACTGACTGCAATGCCAAGGTAGCAGGCAGCTTAGTGTCCAGAGGAAGAGAAACTGATGTGGCTTGATTGTGGTGAGTGACAGGGAGAGTGGCCTGAGATGGCACCCAGGAGGTGGCCAGGGGCCAGACTATGCAGAGTCTTCCAGGGCTTAGTAAATACTTTGGCTTTTTTACCTGGATGTGATGGGAAATCTTTGGAAGGTGTTAGGCAGGGGAGAGACTTAACCTGATTTAGGTTTTTGAGGATCCCCAAGTGCTGTGCCGAGGGAACAGGTGTGCCCCTGGCAGCCTCAGGAGGACAGATGCTTCTAGGGAGGTGATGAAGCATGCTGATGCCATCTTAAATCCCTGGGGACCTGGGGTCTGGGCCAGAATGGAAGGAAGACAGACCTGGGACATGACCCCAGGACCCCCGTGCTGGCTGCACCCTGGAGCTGGTCTCGCCTCTCCTTCCACAGGCCTGGGCATGTGCTTCAGCTTTCAGTCGAGCATCACCGCGATGGGGTTGTACTTCACCCGCTGGCGGGTGCTGGCCAATGCACTGGCCTCAGCAGGCGTCTCCCTGGGCATCATGCTCTGGCCACTGCTCTCCCGTTACCTCCTGGAGGACCTCGGCTGGAGGGGCACCTTCCTCATCTTCGGTGGGGTTTTGCTCCACGGCTGCGTCTGCGGGGCCATCCTGAGGCCCGGGGCCATCCTGAGGCCCGTGGCCACCAGTGTGGCCCCCAAGATCAGAGAAGACCTCCCTCCGCCTTCCAAGAGACCCACACGTGGCTTTCTGGTAGCCTGTGGTCAGGCCATCCAGCGCCACCTGGCCTTTGACATCCTGCTTCACAACGCCGGCTACCGTGTGTACACGCTGGGAGTCGTGTGGATGATCATGGGTTTCCCACTGCCGCATGTCTTCCTGGTGCCCTATGCCACGCGGCATGGGGTGGATGAGCACAGGGCGGCCCTGCTCATCTCCATCATCGGCTTCAGCAACATCTTTCTGCGGCCCATGGCTGGGCTGGTGGCGGGCCGGCAGGACTTTGCCAGTCACCGCAAGTACCTGTTCAGCTTGGCAACCCTGCTCAACGGGCTCACCAACCTGGTGTGCACAGTGTCGGCCGACTTCCGGGTGCTGGTGGGCTACTGCCTGGTGTACAGCGTGTCCATGAGTGGCATTGGTGCCCTCCTCTTCCAGGTCCTCATGGACATTGTCCCCATGGATCGGTTCCCCAGTGCCCTGGGCCTCTTCACCATCCTGGAAAGCATCTCCATCCTCATCTCCCCTCCACTGGCTGGTGAGGCCCTGGGAAGAAAGGGCGGCCAGGTGTGGCCTGGGTGGGTAGGGTTTGTGGGGAGGGGCGGTGCAAATAGGAGCAGTCTGGACAGATTTCGGCCCCATTCAGCATCTCCAGGGTTAGAGACTTGAATCGGATTTTCTCAAGCATCCCAGGGGACTGAGTTCACCCTTTTCCCCAACTGGCACTCAGGGTACGAACAGTTAAAAAGAAGGCTTTTTCTACCAGACTTACCCAAGACCTTTGTCTCCCTCTCCATACCTCTGTGTTGTCTTATCAgtaaagtggggatgataatggaatctacctcataggattgttgtgatgATCACAAGTCATATTAAAGAGCTCAGTagagagcctggcacatggtaagctaTGAATGTGTTTGCTGTTATTAACGTCCTGGTTCACCCACTTCCTGCCTGTGGGACCTGGGCaagtcattttccttctctgagccatgtcatctgcaaaatgcAGATAAGGACACCTGCCATAACCATTCATACACCTGTGCCAGTCACTGGGAGGGTGTGGCTGAATCGAGAACTAGTCCCCACCCCTCAGGGCTTACCTTTTGATTGAAGAGATTAAAGCAAAGAGGCACCTTAGTGATCATAATGGTGATTTGTGCCCAGAGGGAAATGAACAGATATGGAAGCAGAGACCCACACGAGTGGACTTGTTGGGCCACTGAGTGTGTAACATTCAGAGTAAAGGGGAAGGTTTGTGAAGCccgtgggggtggagggcagtcGACAGACAACACAGTTATTACATTAAGACCTTCCTGAGTGTGGCATTGGAAATCCCAGTTTCCAAGGGAGTTCTCCAAGCCAGCAAGGGGGTAGAACTATACAGGAGGAGGTATCACGGGCCCAGGGCGTGGCTGAGCAGATATCCCAGACTCCACTGCCCCTTGAGTCCTTGGCTTCCTGCCACCAAGGGTAGAGGAAACATGCCCTTTAATGCCCTCTGACCCAAAGACTCTTCCTGCCCAGTACCAGGGCTGGTTTAGTGTttcctttcattcaacaaatacctattgagtgcctactaggtGCCAGCCACAGTTCCTAGTACTGGGGATGCagcagagacaaaaataaaaccccTGCTCTTGCTGAGCATGCAAGTTAGCAGGGATCAGAGAGTCAGGGGAGGCCCAGTAGCCTGGGCAGTGGcctaattttctcttttctctctgtccctcaggACTCCTCCTGGACACCACCAACAATTTCAGCTACGTTTTCTATATGTCAAGCTTCTTCCTTGTCTCAGCCGCCCTCTTCATGAGTGGCAGTTTCTGCGCcctgaggaagaaggagaggCAGAGCCGGCAGGTGCAGGCAGAAGGAGCCGTCACGGAGGCTGCCCCAGAGGGGACCCTCACTGTGGAAGACACAGACAGTTCCGAGAAGCGGCTGCACACGGAGATCATGTACGTGACCAGTGTCTGATCCCCGGGGTCACTCACAAGTGTGAGCAGCATCTGAGCCCTGAAGTCAGTGACGACTGCCTCCGTCCAGGAATGGGATCTGGCTGCTTCGCCAGGGGCCGGGGTGAAGGGCTGCCCAGGAAGCCTGAACCTGAGGCTCTGCTCTGCCCATTGGGACTCAGCCGGGAGCTGGGACCTTAGGGGCTGGCTTCAAAAGACTCAGGGTTCCTTCCAACTAGCAGAATCCAGGAGCGGGTCCTCCTGACTTTTTTTCCTTGGGTACCATGGTACCTGGGGCCCTGGAAGGTGGGTCTCAGACCATCTCGGGTCTGTCATGGCCGGCTTGGCTCGGCTGGCTGCTACCGCTGCTGCTACAGTCAACACACTGGACCCTCAGGTCTGGCCTGGGTGCCCCCCATGTTATCTCTTtgtccttccccaccctccagaCAGTTCCAAAGAGCTCAACCCTCCTCTGAGTCCCTCCTGACCCGCTTCTTCCCTTGCCTAGCCTCCTGCTGACTGGAACCTGGGGAAGAAGGGCCTTGTGAGAGAATGAGTCGTGGCCTGTGGTGGTAGAGGGCCAGGCTGAGGGGTTAGCCTGGAGGCAGGCCCGGGACAGATTAAATGTCGGGTGGAGTACCCGTCCTGGTGTCTGTGCAGAGAACTGGAGGGGAGCCCCTGGCTTGGGTCCCAGAATCAGTGAAGTCTGAGGGGCCCCTGCACACTTAGCAGGCCTGCTCCAGCATCTCCTCCCTCCTTGGGAAGATtggtgctggggtgggaggatGCCAGACATCTGACCAGGGGATGGAAGACTGCTGGGCAGGGCCCGAGGACCTCTGTGAAAATGGAGCTGCTTTTGCCACAGAAGCCCTTCCACTCCCCTCTCCTGGCATCCGTTTCTCCCTACTGTGTCCAAGGTGTCAACCTTGAGGTAAGTAGCTGGCTGGGCCAGCTGCCAAGCCATTGCTGCTCCCTGTTGGCCCGTGCGTCTGGCCTGGGAGTCAGagctccccaccacacacactctTTTCGCTGGTCCCTTCCCTGAGGTCATCCCATGAGGGCTGGCTGTCATCAGCCCAGGCTTGTCCCAGCTGGGTACCAACCAAGGGGACAGGCAAACAGAGTTTGTTTGAACTCCACACAAAAACATTTTCTGCAGCATACTATAAACTCTGAACTAATGAAGCTAGAAAACAGAGGTCTGGAGTAAGTTTCCTCCCGCTCCCCTTCAGGGCTGTCCCGTCCCAGGACCTTGTTTGTTGATTCAAGCTCAACCAGGCTTCAACAAGAAAACTTTATCAGGAGAATTGATTATATTTTCATGACTGGACTCCAGCTTTCCTCTAACACATGGCCAACTGGCATGAGTAAGCATCCTTGGGGATGTACTGTCTTCTCCAGGACCTGTGAGTGCCCCCTTATGGCCAAAGAAGGTAGAACAGAGGTGAAGCAAAGAGCTTCACCTGCTCTGGGGAAGAGACCTAAATTCATGCTTGACTCTGCCAcaatttgctgtgtgactttgggcaaattgtTTACCATCTCTGGGTCTTGAAAAAGGGGAAGGTTGGTCTAGATAAGCTAAAGTCTCTTCCAGTTTGAAAAGTCTGAATCTGAAGACCCCTGCTGCCTCACTGCTCCCAGCCCTGTCATGTGTTTGGTCACCATCTATATAGCTTGTGTACCTAAGGGGGAATTCTTGAACCCATTTTACCAGGTCTTGTCTCCCTCTCCATCTTAACTGAGTGGAAAAGGAGAGAGTTCGGGCTAGTGGATAGATGAATGCTTTTGGTGCTAGTAGCCACAAGGGTTTCCACTGTACATCCCGTTTTAGGCCCACTTGCCCAAAACTGGTTTCtttcaaggaaaaaatatttcagtaaacaTTCAGCATAGGGGGACTTTGACCTTCTCTGCCCTCCAGGCAAGAGTGGCAATAATCCTTGGGCAGAATtcgttcaacaaatattgagcatctactgtgtgccagggacgAATCGGAGGAATAAGACCTGGTCACTGCCCTCAGCACAAAACTAGGTTCTAGGAATTCCTCCTCAAGGATGAGGGTCCCTGAAGCCTTAGGAGGGGACAAATGAGGGAGGATGGGGTGTTCTGATGCCAGCACCCACACTTAGCTGATCCTGAGATTCCTCTAGAGAGAGTATAGAGCAGATCCTGACCAGCATAGGGTGGAGCTCCACAACCCAGAAAGCCGCCAAAGCGGTACACCTGGGCTCCTTCTAGGACCCGACAGTGCTGCCCGTTGTGCTCCTTGTCCACCTGGCTGACAAAACACCTTAGGACATTACCCAGTTCCCGAGATTTCTGGCCAGAGGTGGCAGACTGCTCGGGGTAGCGGAGCAGAGGGTACCAGATTCGTCCGGCTTTTGGGAAAAGCCGACGAGAAGGTAGCGTCAAAGGACCCACGTGCGGAACAGAGGGAGCCGACACACGCGTTCCAGGGAGCGTCCCTCGGTCGAGGAGCCTGGGTTGCGCCCCTTCAATGCAGGGGTGTCTGGAGGTGCTTTAGTCTCTACAGTCCCCTACATGGGCGTCCCCCGGCAGTTTTGAGCCTCTAAGGGCCCTAGAGGCGCTCTTCGACGCACCCGCAGCAATCCATCACCACGTCCAGGTGCAGACGATCGCCTGCCTGAGCCAAGAGCCTAAAAGCGCGCAGCGCGGGCACGCAGAGCTCAACGACGGCCCCGCCCCTTCCGCCCTCTGGGGCGGGGCTAAGCGCGGCTTACCCCGGAAGTCCGGACCCAGGCGAAAATCAAACCAGGCTGGTGCCGCTCCTTCCCGTTACAGCACGTAGCAGCAGCGTCCTGGTCTCCCGCTCCCCAGTTTGGGTTTTTCACCCCTACTCTTACGAGGTCCTGAGTCCCCACCCCATTTCCCACATCCCAGTTTCAGCTGCAGTTTACTGCAGAACCTGAAGCCCGGAAAGGAACTTGTTTCCTGCCCCGGTTCGCCCCTCCCTGGACCTGTGGAGGGCTAGGTGAGGTTCGCGCCCGGTTTTCCAGCCTCGCCTCCCACACGCTCCTGCCCGCCCCCTCGGGGGCCCTCCGCCGCCCGACCATGGCCCAGAAGCCGAAGGTAGACCCGCATGTCGGCCGGCTGGGATATCTGCAGGCGCTGGTCACGGAATTCCAGGAGACGGAGAGCCAAGGTGAGAGCGGCAGGGTTGGGGCAGTGGGCGGGGCGGCGTCTGCGACCACCGCCCCGGACCTGGCTCCAGTGCCGCTTTTCCACTGCAGACGCCAAGGAGCAAGTACTGGCCAACCTCGCCAACTTTGCCTATGACCCCAGTAACTACCAGTATCTGCGGCAGCTGCAGGTCCTGGATTTATTCCTCGATTCCCTGTCGGAGGAGAATGAAACCCTGGTGGAGTTTGCTATTGGTAAGGATCGGGCCGGTCTCCTAGATGCCTCATGGGCTGTAATGAGATAAATGAGTAAGAAATGAGTTGGTGGAAAAGGAATCTCTTAGGCAGCCCCTCAGTAGCGATTGTCTGAGCCCCCTCCACGGTTCACAGCTCGCTTGATTCGGGTCTGGAACTCCCTCCCAGGGCTCCCTCTGCACGTCTGCCTTTCCTCCCGCTTAGAGATGAGATCATAAATGAGGGAATGGATTGAAGCCGCTTGGAGAGGAAGATGTTTTGAGTGctctttttaaacatctttatctTAATGTTTTAACATCCAGAGAAGTAGAAGTGACTTGGAATGGATTATGGCTCATTTTGTTGTGGTGGTCCAAGACCTATTGAATTTTTCACTGGACAGATTTTTATTGGGCATGTACTGTGTGAGTAAGGTATTGTTATAGATGCTGGAGAGATGGCACCAGAGTTTAACAGGAGCTCAGATCTTGGCGTTGAGAAGGAGTTTGGAATCTATTCTGAGGGCAAATCTTTTCTTCAgcatgcatcttttaaaaatagcatttctcTACATAGTGAAAATAATCTTATCTACACAGGGAATGAAACCTTAAATAATAATCACTAAGTATCCAGTTATGCAAATTTCTCTAATGGTTCTCAAAaggacttttttgttgttgttttgtgtaCACCAGGATCCAACCCAGGATCCATGCACTTAATCTGGTTGTTATGTTCCTTAgatctatctttctttcttttgaacaaactttgtattttagaacagttttagaaaaattacaaagatagTATAGAGAGTTTCCATATATGCCACGTCCAGTTTCCCTGTTATGAACATCTTACATTAATATGGGACATGTGTTACAATTGATAAACCAATATGAGGGgagaaggtacagctcagtggtagaccaccTAGCAttcacggggtcctgggttcaatccccagtaccaccattaaaataatcaATCAATCTGATAACCCCCCAATAAATAATTAAACCAATATCaacccattattattattaactccaGTCCATACTTTATTCTTATTTCCTTAGTTTTAACATCCTTTTACTGCTCCAGGATCCCACCTTAcgtttagttgtcatgtctccgtAGGCTCCTCTGGGCCGTGCCAGTTTCTtaaattttccccttttttaggggggagggggatgaccttggcagttttgaggagtactggtcaggtattttgtagattttCCCTCGGGGCTTGTCTGATGTTTCTCTCATAATTAGACTGGGATATGGATTTTAGGGGGATtaccacagaggtaaagtgccattttcattTACATCATATCAAGAGTCTCTGCTGTCAACATGACTTatcactgtttttttccttaattatgGCTTTGGCcagggggtgggtaattaggtttatttctttatttaatggaggtactggagattgaacccaggaccttgtgtgtgctaagcatgcagctctgccactgagctataccctccccacaacttATCACTCTTGATATTAACCTTGGTCACCTGGATGAAGTagtgtcaggtttctccactgtgaagCTACTCTTTAACCAGCCCTCTGCCTTTCCGTGTTgtgctctttggaaggaagt
This is a stretch of genomic DNA from Camelus bactrianus isolate YW-2024 breed Bactrian camel chromosome 16, ASM4877302v1, whole genome shotgun sequence. It encodes these proteins:
- the SLC16A5 gene encoding monocarboxylate transporter 6 isoform X1, giving the protein MPQALERAEGCWSWVVLLACLVAQGLTLGFPTCIGIFFTELQHEFQASNSETSWFPSIQTAMLHAGGPLCSILVGRFGCRATMMLGGALASLGMVASSFCRTLSQLYLTAGFITGLGMCFSFQSSITAMGLYFTRWRVLANALASAGVSLGIMLWPLLSRYLLEDLGWRGTFLIFGGVLLHGCVCGAILRPGAILRPVATSVAPKIREDLPPPSKRPTRGFLVACGQAIQRHLAFDILLHNAGYRVYTLGVVWMIMGFPLPHVFLVPYATRHGVDEHRAALLISIIGFSNIFLRPMAGLVAGRQDFASHRKYLFSLATLLNGLTNLVCTVSADFRVLVGYCLVYSVSMSGIGALLFQVLMDIVPMDRFPSALGLFTILESISILISPPLAGLLLDTTNNFSYVFYMSSFFLVSAALFMSGSFCALRKKERQSRQVQAEGAVTEAAPEGTLTVEDTDSSEKRLHTEIMYVTSV
- the SLC16A5 gene encoding monocarboxylate transporter 6 isoform X2, encoding MVPGTKGRPLLCWGQGGTRAPISSLHCLSLLEWTCLPGSQVTLCPGLAYPPGSRGPLCSILVGRFGCRATMMLGGALASLGMVASSFCRTLSQLYLTAGFITGLGMCFSFQSSITAMGLYFTRWRVLANALASAGVSLGIMLWPLLSRYLLEDLGWRGTFLIFGGVLLHGCVCGAILRPGAILRPVATSVAPKIREDLPPPSKRPTRGFLVACGQAIQRHLAFDILLHNAGYRVYTLGVVWMIMGFPLPHVFLVPYATRHGVDEHRAALLISIIGFSNIFLRPMAGLVAGRQDFASHRKYLFSLATLLNGLTNLVCTVSADFRVLVGYCLVYSVSMSGIGALLFQVLMDIVPMDRFPSALGLFTILESISILISPPLAGLLLDTTNNFSYVFYMSSFFLVSAALFMSGSFCALRKKERQSRQVQAEGAVTEAAPEGTLTVEDTDSSEKRLHTEIMYVTSV
- the ARMC7 gene encoding armadillo repeat-containing protein 7 isoform X2 produces the protein MAQKPKVDPHVGRLGYLQALVTEFQETESQDAKEQVLANLANFAYDPSNYQYLRQLQEASATCAQTGPTRSTSCRQGASPSSSTACPAPTRRLCCPLSPRSCT
- the SLC16A5 gene encoding monocarboxylate transporter 6 isoform X3 codes for the protein MVPGTKGRPLLCWGQGGTRAPISSLHCLSLLEWTCLPGSQVTLCPGLAYPPGSRGLGMCFSFQSSITAMGLYFTRWRVLANALASAGVSLGIMLWPLLSRYLLEDLGWRGTFLIFGGVLLHGCVCGAILRPGAILRPVATSVAPKIREDLPPPSKRPTRGFLVACGQAIQRHLAFDILLHNAGYRVYTLGVVWMIMGFPLPHVFLVPYATRHGVDEHRAALLISIIGFSNIFLRPMAGLVAGRQDFASHRKYLFSLATLLNGLTNLVCTVSADFRVLVGYCLVYSVSMSGIGALLFQVLMDIVPMDRFPSALGLFTILESISILISPPLAGLLLDTTNNFSYVFYMSSFFLVSAALFMSGSFCALRKKERQSRQVQAEGAVTEAAPEGTLTVEDTDSSEKRLHTEIMYVTSV
- the ARMC7 gene encoding armadillo repeat-containing protein 7 isoform X3; translation: MAQKPKVDPHVGRLGYLQALVTEFQETESQDAKEQVLANLANFAYDPSNYQYLRQLQVLDLFLDSLSEENETLVEFAIGKDRVPNPKSNNFLSIDSLSGILCRLNFSCIYCA